Sequence from the Torulaspora globosa chromosome 4, complete sequence genome:
TCCGTTGACCACATTTTTTACCTCCAAACCTCCTGAAAGATGGCCCGATGCCGGATTTGTTACCATATCATAATTATATGCAGACGCATTCGAGGAGTCTTCCGCTTTCTTGTGGCTCTGAATCATAGCCAtgatttcctcctcggGAGACTGTTTTTTCTCATTCGGTGCTGAGACAGATGGAGGCTTTTTCAGTAACTGCAGCAGAGAGTTAGGTGATCGATTTGACTCTTGGCTAGAACTGGGAGACGCTGGTTTAGCTTCCTTCATTGGCTTAGTACCAGGTAGAATGTCCTCCAAGTTCTCCCCACGTCTCAGCAACTTGAACTTAGGTTTTGGTTTAGGTTTTTCTGCCGACTGTACAACACCATCTATCGATTTAGCGCTTTCACTCCTTTCATCAATATGCGGAACTTCCTCTGCCTTGAAGATATTTTCCTTTAAAACGTCGTGGTTTTCGAAGCCAACAGCGGGTTCCTCTGGGCTTTGTACTTTTTCAATcgcctcttcttcttcttcttccaattcgTTCTCCGCCTCAACTTCTTCCTGAGAATCACTTTCGAATTCTTCGTAACCATCATCTGCTGACTCATCCTGCAGAGTAGCTTCCTCTTCCGGCACTTGCGGTGGAGGCTGTTGCATTCTGTACTCGCTATGCGGCTCTGACTGCGATTGTTTTACAGTGGGATTCTTGAGAATGTTCATCAGCGACTGGGAATCAGAGATATTGGCTCCTTCGCCAGCTTTATCAGCGGGCCCGCTAGAGCCCTGTGTCCGCAAGGATCGAGGCTGGGTATCGTTTTTCCTGGCATTGAGCAAGTCAAGTAATTGTCTCGAATTCGAAGACGTTTGCGGTTGTTGCTGTGCTAAAACGGGTTTTGCCAAGGAAGAGGGTTCTGGGGTGGAGACGTTAGCCGCCGGCTGGTTCATCTGTGCAAAACCATTATGATGGTTCGGAACTGGCGCCACGGCGGGCGCGGCCATCATCATTGGGTTCATGAACGGCAACGAACCGTTAACATAGGGGAAAGGCGCAAATGGATGCATTCCGGGGAACTGATGTGGCGATGAACCAATAGGTATGGTCTGCGAGCCAATCTGTGACACTGTATTAGCTGCAGCCTCGTTTTGCAAAGTTTGCAGCGGCTCTATCTTCTCGTCCTTCGACTGCACGGCCGTGTGCAACATATTGAGCAAATCCCTGCCAGGGTCTGTCTGCTCCTCTCTCGTGATGCCAAGCAGTAGTTTCAATTGCTCCTCCGCATACTGTTTCAGTTGATCATCATTCTTGACATGCTTCTGGCGCCTCAACCACATTGACAGTGGCCTCATCATCGAATTCACAAGATAGTATTTCACGTTTGACTTATGCATAGTCTTtgacatcttcttgaaatcgCGCCActcgatcttttcaatctcattCCTCACCTGCGGCTTGAAATCGAAATCCTCAGGAACACCTTTCACGATGAAGATCTTATAGTTCTTGCCCTGGATATTCCGTTCGATGAACTGATCCTCGTCGAGATACTCCGTCAGATCAAACCCTATTTCCTCTCTGACCTCACGTATGCAGCACGCAAcatcgtcctcatccttcGAGATCTTTCCCCGCGGGAACGACCACGAGTCCGACTCCGTCCCCTGCACAAGCAAAATCTTGGACAACTTCTCATTGAAAATCGCAGCTCCCCGTACCGGGATGCTCTTCTTGTATTTCGAAAACTTCTGAAGCGCTTCGTCCGCCTTAATATCCCATTTCCACACAAGCGGACAAAGCCTAATGATGTGTTGCGCAAAcgacttgatcttgagCGACGGCAAGCTCGGATTCAACAGTTTGATAAAATCCGTATAAAACCACGAAGCTTCCTCGAAGTGGAAAAGCTCTCTCTCAACACTCGACAGATCCTCTGGCGGACAATTGATAATGAAACGAACCAATAAGTCTTCCAACGCCCGGTCAACGGAGGAAACATTCTCCAAAGCGGGTCGCAGAGGCAAAGACATCTTGTAACTGACGGCACTACCTGATATCTCCCAATTCACGCCAACTCTACGCTAACTCTACACCTTCAGTCCAATAAACTGCCACTACTGGTTAAACCTACTATAATACCCTCCAGCTATGAACGACGAAAAGGACCATTGTCATTCCGCACGACACATTAAAGCTCACGACCTACAAGAAAACAACCTGCTTCTTCCCCTGTCAACAACCAAGAAGCGCAGCCAACAACGAGATGACGCCTCTCAGAGTCGGCTACGTGCCGGAACACTTCTCCACGCCGCTTCAGTTTGCCCAGAAGCACGGGTTTTTCTCCCGCCAGGGCCTCCAGATAACGTTGATCCCATACCCCAGCGGCACCGGCCACATGATAAGCTCTTTGAACTCGCAGGAGCTCGACGTTGCCATCGGGCTCACCGAGGCGTTTGTCCGCGGTCTGCTAGCGGATCCCGCCCAGCCGCCAAGCTACGAAATTGTCTCCACGTACGTGTCGTCGCCGCTCAATTGGGCCGTGTCGACGGGCGTCAACAGAGACGACGTGACCGAACTGAGCCAGCTGGAGGGCGCCAAGATAGGCGTGTCGCGCATCGGAAGCGGCTCGTACGTGATGTCCTACGTGTTGgcccagcagcagcgcTTCGAGCGTGACCCGCCCTTTGCCGACTGGCCCGTTTGTGACACGTTCGAGGGTCTCCGCAGGGCGGTCAACAGCGGCCAATGCGACGCGTTCATGTGGGAATACTTCACCACGCGCGCCCACTACGAGGGACCTCACAGGGATCTCAAGATGATCGGAAACATCCTGACACCCTGGGCCTCGTGGGTCGTGGTCAAGAACACAAAGATCGGCCGGGAGACCATGGACCGTTTCCAAGCCGCAGTGCGCGACGGGATCGAGTACTTCGAGAACCACACCGAAGAGGCGATCCAGTACATCAGCCAGCAGTTACCCTACAGCGAACAGGACGCACGTGACTGGCTTGAAACGGTGGAGTTTGAAGTTGGTGATTCACGTGACCCAATGGAAAAAGCAGAGCGGGTGCTTCGGGTGTGCGGAGTTTTGCCCGGTCGAACGGAGAACGCCGAGGCGACCCCGGGTTCGCAGTAAGAGCCTGGATGACTAGAACGATAACAGAACAAGGGCCAATGGTGTGCTATGCAGATATATGGCGCATTGGGTGTCGATCGGCAAAGGTATATAAGGCGTGGTCATTGGCAACTGTCTTGGTCGGGTCGGTGTGGGAGTTTTTCGGATCAGAGAGCAGAGAATA
This genomic interval carries:
- the DCP2 gene encoding decapping enzyme complex catalytic subunit (ancestral locus Anc_2.155) translates to MSLPLRPALENVSSVDRALEDLLVRFIINCPPEDLSSVERELFHFEEASWFYTDFIKLLNPSLPSLKIKSFAQHIIRLCPLVWKWDIKADEALQKFSKYKKSIPVRGAAIFNEKLSKILLVQGTESDSWSFPRGKISKDEDDVACCIREVREEIGFDLTEYLDEDQFIERNIQGKNYKIFIVKGVPEDFDFKPQVRNEIEKIEWRDFKKMSKTMHKSNVKYYLVNSMMRPLSMWLRRQKHVKNDDQLKQYAEEQLKLLLGITREEQTDPGRDLLNMLHTAVQSKDEKIEPLQTLQNEAAANTVSQIGSQTIPIGSSPHQFPGMHPFAPFPYVNGSLPFMNPMMMAAPAVAPVPNHHNGFAQMNQPAANVSTPEPSSLAKPVLAQQQPQTSSNSRQLLDLLNARKNDTQPRSLRTQGSSGPADKAGEGANISDSQSLMNILKNPTVKQSQSEPHSEYRMQQPPPQVPEEEATLQDESADDGYEEFESDSQEEVEAENELEEEEEEAIEKVQSPEEPAVGFENHDVLKENIFKAEEVPHIDERSESAKSIDGVVQSAEKPKPKPKFKLLRRGENLEDILPGTKPMKEAKPASPSSSQESNRSPNSLLQLLKKPPSVSAPNEKKQSPEEEIMAMIQSHKKAEDSSNASAYNYDMVTNPASGHLSGGLEVKNVVNGTEPIGSAQSASADLLELLKRPKGVQNSEYVGNASSQEPAQSIPHGSDYAYGKQSSNELLNILHRQR
- a CDS encoding substrate-binding domain-containing protein, which encodes MTPLRVGYVPEHFSTPLQFAQKHGFFSRQGLQITLIPYPSGTGHMISSLNSQELDVAIGLTEAFVRGLLADPAQPPSYEIVSTYVSSPLNWAVSTGVNRDDVTELSQLEGAKIGVSRIGSGSYVMSYVLAQQQRFERDPPFADWPVCDTFEGLRRAVNSGQCDAFMWEYFTTRAHYEGPHRDLKMIGNILTPWASWVVVKNTKIGRETMDRFQAAVRDGIEYFENHTEEAIQYISQQLPYSEQDARDWLETVEFEVGDSRDPMEKAERVLRVCGVLPGRTENAEATPGSQ